The Bosea sp. 685 DNA window CCTGGTCGGCGCTGAAGAGCTGGGGCTCGAGCGGCTGGGCACATGCGCCCGACTTCGCTCCCGAGGTCGAGGCGGCATCCGGCGAGCCCTGTCCGGCATGACGGTGTGAAGCCTGCTCCGGCATGAAAACAGGAAAGGCCCCGGAGTGATCCGGGGCCTTTCTCTTATGGCAGGCCTGACTCTCGCGGAGACAGACGCCCTTACCTCACGAAGTTCCCGCCTAGTTCGTCCTCGATATGGATGCGGATGATCTCCTCGAAGCTCGATTCGGCGGTGAAGCCGAGCGCGGTCGCCCGCTGCGGATCGAAATTGCGCGGCCAGCCCGCGACGATGCCGTCGATCACCGGATCGGGCACGCGCTTGATGCGCGCCACGACATTGTCGCCGGCGACCTTGCGCAGCGCCTCGATCTGCTCGGCGACGGTGCAGGAATAGCCGGGCATGGTCAGGTTGCGGCGCGGGCCGATCGCGGCTGTATCCATCGTCGCGGCGTGGGTGAGGAAGCCGACGGCCGAGCGCGGCGAGGCGTGCCAATGGCGCACCTGGTCGGAGACCGGCAACACGGCGTCGATGCCATTGAGCGGCTCGCGGAGGATGTTGGAGAAGAAGCCCGAAGCCGCCTTGTTGGGCGTGCCCGGCCTGACGCAGATCGTCGGGAAGCGGATGCCGACGCCGTCGAAGAAGCCGCGACGGCTATAGTCGGAGAGCAGCAATTCGCAGATCGCCTTCTGCGTGCCGTAGCTCGTCAGCGGCGTGGTGAAGAACTCGTCTTCGATCTTGTCGTGGAACGGCGCGCCGAACACGGCGACTGAGGAGGTGAAGACCAGGCGCGGCTTGTAGCCGTCGCCGGCCTTGCGGATCGCCTCGAAGAGATGGCGCGTGCCGTCGAGATTGATGCGGTAGCCCTTGTCGAAATCGGCCTCGGCTTCGCCGGAGACGACGGCGGCGAGATGCACGATCAATTCCGGGCGCGAGGCGATCAACCCTTCGGCCTCGCCTTCATTGGCGAGGTCGGAGACCACGGCGTCGAAGGTGAAGGGGCAGGCCGCAGGCGCAGTCGCGGCGACAACGTCCTGCGCCGTGACCTTGTCGATCGGCTTACCGCCGAGTTCGCCGCTATGGGCCAGCCGTTCGATGAATTTGCGGCCGACCATGCCGGCGCCGCCGAGAACGAGAATATGCATTGGGGTTCCTCTGGTGATTCTTCTGATGATGAATGGGTTCAGTTGGGCAGGCGGCCGCCGAGGTCATCCTCGATATGAACGCGGATGATCTCGTCGAAATCGCGTTCGGCCTGGAAACCAAGCGCCGTCGCGCGGGCGGTATCGAAACGGGTCGGCCAGCCGGCGACGATGTCGGTCACCGTCTTGTCGGGCGCGCGGCGGATCAGCTTCACCGCCCTGTCGCCCGCGACGCGGCGCAGTGCTTCGATCTGCTCGCCGACGGTGACGCAGACGCCGGGCATGGACAGGTTGATCCGCGGTCCCAGTTCCTCGCGTGCGAGCCCGGCCGCATGGATCAGGAAGCCGACCGCCGAGCGCGGGCTGGCATGGGTGAAGAGAGTGTCGTCGGCGACCGGAAGCAGAGCCTCCATGCCCTGCAATGGCTCGCGAATGATGCCGGAGAAGAAGCCGCCCGCCGAAGCGTTGGGCTTGCCCGGTCGCACGACGATGGAGGGGAAGCGGATACCGACGCCGTCGAGGAAGCCTCGACGCGCGTAATCGGCCAGCAGTAATTCGCCGATGGCCTTCTGCGTACCGTAGCTCGTCAGCGGCGCGACGTGGAATTCGTCAGGAATCGCAGCCGGATAGGGTGCGCCGAAGACGCCGCTCGATGTGGTGAAGACGAGTTTCGGCACATAGGCCCTGTCGCCTTTTCGGGCACTGCCGCCTCCATGGCGGATGGCTTCGAGGAGTGCGCGGGTGCCGTCGAGATTGACGCGGTAGCCCTTGTCGAAATCGCGCTCCGCTTCGCCCGAGATGATCGCCGCGTGATGGAAGATCAGATCCGGTCGCGGCGCGATCAATGCCGCGGCGATGGCGGGATCGGCGAAATCCTCAGTGCGCGCCTCGACGCGGCCGGCGAGTTCGGGAGGCAGGGCGGGAGACAGGGAAGGCGGGACGACATCGGTCAGCGTCAGCCGACTGATGCTGCGCCCGGCGATTCGTCCCTCGCGCGCGAGGCGTTCGGTGAGCTTGCGGCCGACCATGCCGGCCGCACCGGTAACGAGGACATGCATGGCTTCCCCTCGAGATTTCCTCTGCGGATGGCGTGCGTTGATCGCAGTTGCTCGATTTTGGGGGCGCAGGCCTGTCAGCCTGCGCCCGGATTTAGAGCAATTGAACGATCCAATCGGATCGCTCAATTGCTCCGGCCTTTTGTTTTAACGCGTTTTCTTCACGCGAACCGGTACCCACTTCGCTCGAAAAACGCTCTAGAGCTTCAGAGCGCGAAGCCGCCATCGGCGAGATGGATCTGGCCCGTGGTGTAGCTTGCCTCGTCGGAGGCGAGATAGACCGCAAGCCAGGCGATTTCCTCGGCCGTGCCGAGCCGGCCCATGGGCTGGCGATCGATGAAGGCTTGGCGGGCCGCGGCCTCGCTGGTCTTGGTCAGCGCAGCCAGATCCTTGATGCGGTGATCGAGCGAGGGCGACTGGATCGTGCCCGGGCAGATCGCGTTCGAGCGAATGCCCTTCTTGATGTAGTCGGCCGCGACAGCCTTGGTCAGGCCGATCACGGCTGCCTTGGTCGCACCATAGACATAGCGGTTCGGGATGCCGCGCACTGAGCCGGCGCCCGAGGCGATGTTGACGATCGAGCCCTTGCCGGCGGCGAGCATGCCGGGAACGAAGGCCTTGATCGTGCGGTGCATCGACTTGACGTTGAGGTCGAAGGAGAACTCCCAGGCCTTGTCGTCGCATTCCAGGATGGTGCCGTGATGCACGAAGCCGGCGGCGTTCACCAGAATGTCGATGGTGCCGATCTTCTCGGCGAAGGCCTCGACCGCCTTGGTCGAGAGCACGTCGAGCTTGCGCTTCTTCGCCTTCGGAATGCCCTCCAGCAAGGCGACATCCTTGTCGGTCGCATAAACCGTCGCGCCCTCGGCGACGAAGGCTTCGGCGATTGCGCGGCCGATGCCCTGTCCGGCCGCGGTGACGACCGCGACCTTGCCCTTCAAACGTCCTGCCATGGTATTTCGTCCCTGTTCAGCCGGCTTTTTGCAGTTGCTTGCGCATGTGAGTGAGCCGCCGGTCGGCCAACTCCTGGTGATGGGTGATCGTGTAGCCGAGCCGCTCATACCAGCCGATGCGCTGGGTCAGCTTGGCGTGGGTGTAGAGATGGACCGCGTCGAATTGCAGCGCCTGGGCGCGCTCATCGGCAAAGTCCATCAAGGCACGGCCGAGTTTGCGCCCGGCCGCTTCGGGCGCAACAGCGATGCTCCAGAGCGTGAACTTGCCGTCCTCGATCTCAAGCACGAGCGCAGCCTCAAGCCCGCTTGCGCCATCAGTCAGCCAGACTTCGTGCTCGGCGACGACCTGGGCGTAATCGGCGATGCGCGGCAGCGAAGGTACGCCGATGATGCTTTCATTGGGCGTGTAGGCTGCGTTCTTCAGCGCCAGGATTGCCGGAATGTCGTTCGTGGTGGCGCGGCGCAGCGGGACCGTGCCGGCGTGCGCCATCGGCTGGTTGAAGGCGGCAAGGGAGAGCTTCTGCGCGCCGTCGGCGTCGAAATTCTCCGGCGCGAGCCAGCGCCGGAAGCCCTGCGCGCGGACCGGCCATTCGCTGTCGAGGATCGAGAACCAGGCGGTGTCGCGGTTCTTGTCCTTGACCACCATGTGTTGGCGGAACAGCCCCTCATATTGGAAGCCGAAGCGCAAGGCGGCGCGCTTGGAAGGCTCGTTCAGATTGTTGCACTTCCATTCGAAGCGGCGATAGCCGAGCGAGAAGCCGTATTCGCCGCAGAGATAGATCGCCTCGGTGGCGACGCGCGTCTTCTGCAACACCGGCGAATAGGTGATGTAGCCGACTTCGAAGACGCCCTGCTCGGGACGGATCTCCATCAACCAGAGATGGCCCTTGGCCTTGCCGTCCGCCTTGTCGATGACCGCGAAGGGCACGATGCCGGCCTTGCTCGCCATCATCCCGAGCAATTCGCGATAGCTCTCGCGCGATTGCGGCGGATGGGCCGGCATCCAGTCCCAGATGTGGTCGTGGCCCTGGTTCACCGCCCAGATCTCGTCGAGATGGCGGGCGGGATCGATCGGCTCAAGTCGGCAATACTGGCCTTCGAGCACCTTGGCGGGTGGGAATGGCGGCGCCTTCCAGTTGAGCAGTGCCGTCATGGTTGGGTCGTCTCCCGCCAGCCGTTCAAATCCGTCGTCACCGTCCAGCTCGCGCCGAGTTCCGCGCGGATCGCCTCGGTGAGGGCTACGCCCTCTGCCTCCCAGGCCAATTGTTCGACGGCGTCGGGAAAGCGCGAGCGGGCTTCGTTGTCCTCTTCATAGATGGCGTCGAAGGCATCCATCCAGGCCTCCAGCCTGTCCGCAAGCTCCTCGGAAAGGCCGATATCCTCGGCATCGACCGGTTTGCGCTTGCCCTTGGCGTCGAGCGTCCAGAGGCCGCTCAGCCCGAGCCAGGCCGGTGCGATCAGCAGCGTGCCGCTCACGAATGCGCCTTCAGGTCGCGCGCCTTCAGATCGGCGGTGAAGAACGGGTTCAGCGGCGCGGACGGGCCATTGCCGGCAAATCCCTTGAAGCTGCCCTCGTCGCGGATCAGGCGCGTCGCCTCGATGAAGGCGGCCCAGGCTGCGCGCGCCAGAGCTCCGCCGATCGAGATGCGGCGGATGCCGAGCGCGGCGATCTCCGGCACGGTGAGGCCGAAATCGCCATAGATCAATTGGTTGACCGGCTTGCCCCCGGCAGCCGTGACGATCGTCGCGATCTGTTCCTTTGTCTTCGGGCCGGGCGCATAGAGCACGTCGGCGCCGGCTTCGGCATAGGCCGCGATGCGCCGCGCCGCTTCGTTCAGCGCATCGGGGTGGCCGGTGAGGAAGCATTCGGCCCGCGCCGTCAGCACGACGCCGGAGCCGGTCTCGTCGACAGCGCGCCGCGCCGCCTTGATGCGCTCGACCGCCAGTTCGAACGGGTAGAGCGGTTCATCCGGCCGGCCGGTCGCATCCTCGATCGAGAGGCCGGCGATACCGGTCGCGATGCAAAGCTTGGTGTTGGCCGCGACGCCGTCGGGCGTATCGGCATAGCCGTTCTCGAAATCGGCATTGACCGGCAAATCCGGCACCGCCTTCACCATCTCGGCGATATGGGCGAGCATCATGTCGCGCGGCACGTCCTGGTCGGCGCGGCCTTGCGTGAAGGCGAAGCCCGCGCTCGTCGTCGCCAAGGCCTTGAAGTCCTGGCCGCGCAGCCAGCGTGCGGAACCCAGATCCCAAGGGTTGGGCATCACGAAGCAACCGGCCTCGTGCAGCTTGCGAAAGGCGTCGACCTGAGGGGAGTAGCCCATTTTAAATCGTTTCAAATCGGCTTGTTCTTCGGGCCGCCATACTGTCCGGCAAGAGCGCTCTTGTCAGCCCTTCCTTTCATGCGCAAGCGCTCGCCCCGAATGCGCCTCAGGCATGAGCCTCAATAGGCGAGGATCAGATTATAGACGCTGCGTTCGAGCACCGGGCCGCTCAGGCGGTTCGCGATGGATTTGAGAGCTGCCGTCAGGCTGGCGCCATCGGTTCCGCTCACCATCGCGGCGGCGTGCCTGACCGACAGGGCCGGATCGGGCGCGAAGGCGGGATGAGGCGCGGTCTCCTGCGAGCCTCCGATGCGCAGCGCGGCGATGCCGCTATGCCCGATCATCGCCGCGAGAGCCGCGATATCGTCCTGTAGGCCGTCCTCTTGCATGCCGTCCTCTTGCGCCACCCAGCGCAGAAAGCCGAGATGGCTGCCGCAGCCGGCGCCGAAACGGGCGCGCTCGCGATAGACGAAGCGTCGGAAGTCGCCCATCAGCGGGCGCATGAGGCGCGAGGCCGGCGTCGGATTGCCCAGCAAGTGGCGATATTCGGGCGTGTCCAGCGCGTCGGGGCTGTCGAGATCATAGAGCGTCAGGAAGCGGCGTTCCTGTCCGCGTCCGCGCACGAAACGCCGGCCGCCAAGAAAGCCGGGCATGGTCAAACGCTCCGGCACATGCTCGAAGCTGTGCCAGGCCTCGTAATCTGCGAGCGCAGCTGGCTCGACCGAGTTGGCGATGACGAGGAAGCCGGCTCCGCGCCAGTCCATGCCGGGTTCGTTCGCGGTCACGGCCGCAGCATGATCTTGGAGGCGGAGCGGCTCTTGGCGCGCGCGAAGGCAGCCGGCGCCTCCGCCAGCGCGACCTCCTCCGTGATCATGTGCGAGACGCGCGCGCCATGGGCGGCGAGGTAGCCAAGCACGCGCGGCCATGTCGCCAAGGGCGCGCGATAGGAGCCGCGGATCTGCTGGTGGCGCCTGACCAAACTCGTCAGATCGACAGCGGCTGGGCTGGCATGGATACCGCAGATCGTCAGCACCCCGCGCAAGGCGAGCAGATCGAGCGCCTCGCCGACAAGCGTCGGCACGCCGGCGGCCTCGATGATCCGATCATAGGACAACGGCAAGCCGGCCCGTTCCAGGCCTTTGCGCAGCGAGGTGCCGACCGTGTCGAGCGTATCGACGAAGCCCATTTCGCGCAGGGTCGCCAGGCGCGCGGCGTCGTTATGTCCGGCGATGACGATGCGGCTGGCGCCGGCCGCCTCAGTGAAGAGCGCGATGCCTTGGCCGATCGTGCCGGGGCCGATGATGAGCACGCTGTCGCCTTGCGTGACTCCGGCGGTATCGACAGCCTCGGCCGAGACGGTCATCGGCTCGGTCAATGCGGCGAGCGCATCGGACAGTGCCTCGGGCACCGGCACGCAGTTCTCGGCAGGTACGCAGGCAAGAGCGGCGAAACCGCCGTCGCGCATGATGCCGATGCCACGCCGCGTGACGCAATCCTCCGCTTGCCCGCCGCGGCAGCGTTCGCATTGGCCGCAGACGACGGAGGGCCGGATGACGACCCGGTCGCCGATGCGCAGATCCGAGACTGCCTCGCCCAGACGGGCCACCCGGCCGGCGAATTCATGGCCCATCGTCACCGGCATCGCCTGCGCCATCGCGGCATAGCCGGCAGTCCAGTCGGCAATGTGGAGGTCGGTGCCGCAGATGCCGGCGGCTGCGACCGCGACGACGACCTCGCCGGCTCCGGGCGGGGCCGGTTCGGGAACGTCGCACAGAGCGATCCCCGGCTCGGGCGCGCGTTTTCGCAGTGCAAGCATGCCTTGCTCCTTGTCAAAGGTGCGGCTTATTCGGCCTTGATGCCGGCCGCCTTGATCACTCCGGCCCAGGTCTGCGCATCCTTGGCCATGAAGCTTGCGAGCGCTTCGGTGGTGTCGGGCGCAGGTTCCGCACCGATCTCGATCAGCCGGGCGGCGATCTCCGGCTTGGCAAGGGCGCCGTTCACCGCCGCGTTGAGGGTCGCGACCACGGCGGGCGGCGTGTTCTTCGGCGCGACCAGCGCGACCCAGGCGGAGAGGTCGTAGCCGGCATAGCCCTGCTCGGCGACGGTCGGGACATCGGGCAGCAGGCTCGTGCGCTTGGCCGTGGTGACGCCGAGCGCCCGCAAGGTGCCTGCCTTCACATGAGCGGAGGCGCCAGCCAGCGTCGAGAACATCACGTCGATATTGCCGCTCATCGCATCGGTCAGGGCCGGGGCCTCGCCGCGATAGGCGACATGCAGGACCGGAGCGCCGGAGACGAGCCCGAAGACCTCGCCGGCGAGATGCGCCACGGTGTTGGCGCCGCCCGAGCCGAAGGTGATCGGCGTGCCGCGCGTCTTGCCCAGCGCCTCGAGCTCCTTCATCGTCTTGACCGGCAGCTTCAGGCCCGAGGTCACCACGAAGGGCAGCTTTGCGATCATCGCCACAGGGACGAGATCGGTCTTCCAGTCGAAGGGCAGGTTGCTGCGCAGTGCCGGATTGATCACCATGGTGGTGGGGGCCGCGAGCAGCGTGTAGCCGTCGGGCTCGGCCTTGGCGACGGCCTGCGAGCCGAGCACCGTGCCGGCGCCGCCGCGGTTCTCGATGAGGAGGCGCTGCTTGAGGATGTCGCCGGCGGCTTCCGCCACGACGCGCACCACGACATCGACGCCACCGCCCGCCGCAAAGGGCACGATCAACTGCATCACGCGTGTGGGGTAGGCCTGTGCCAAAGCGGGCCGCGCTGTCGCGCTCGCCAGGATCGCCAGGGCGCCGGTCAGGGCCGCGCGGCGTGAGATCGTGTCGGCCCCATGGGCGCCGTTGCATTCGGTCATGATCATCCTCCCCCGGATCGGTTCTATTTTTTCTGGCGGCGAGAAAGCCAGCGATGGCGAGTTGCCACAAGGGCGAAATCTGGAGTGCGCCATAGCCTCAGGCTATGGTTTGGCGCTGAGTTTTTCTGCCTGTTGTCGCAAGGCCATCTCGAAATGCTGCATCAGCTGGCTGCGCGCACGCTCGATTAGCCGATGCAGATAGATGTCGTAGGGCGGGGGATGATCGAGCCGTCTGACCGCGACCCTGCTCCGGTCGGCTGCGAGTGCGCTGAACGCATCGACGATTGCGACGCCGATTCCGGCTTCCGCCAGGCCGATCGCGGTTTCGGCGAAGCGCGCGACATGGGTGCGCGTTGGGGTGATGCCGCCCGCCCGCAATACGGCGTCGACCGCGAGGCCGTGCACGGAATGCGGCTCGAACACGATGATCGGTCGGTCAATCAGGCAGGACGGTGCCAGCGGGCCGTCGCCGGCCGGCAGCCAGCCCGTTGGGGCGACCGCCATGACCGGAGCCTTGGCGACAGGCACGCTGCGGATACCGGCATGCAGGATCGGGAACAGGGTGACGGCGCATTCGCCCTGGCCTGAGAGCAGATAGTCCATCACCTGGCTGACGAAGAGGATATCGACATGCAGGCTGAGACCCGGATGCTCCTTCAGCAGATCGGCCGTGGCGAGCGGGACCAGGAGCCGCCCGACGCTGGGCGAGGCTCCCAGGCGCAGAGAGCCGCCATCGGCGCGGGTGATGCGCAATGCGCGGGCGAGCGCACCCTCCATCTGCTCGAAGGCGAGATCGACCTCGCCGAGCAGCCGGTGCGCCTCCGCCGTCGGCACGAGCCGGCCGCCATGCCGGTCGAAGAGGGCGAGCGCGCAAACGTCCTCGATACGCCGGATCGTCTTGGTCACGGTCGGCTGGGCGATGCGCAGCTCCCTGGCGGCGCCGACCACGGTGCGGCAGCGCATCAGCGCCCGGAACACCTCGATCTGGCGCAGCGTGAGCTGCATGGCGCAGGCCTCCGGCGACGTTGAAGCGTTCCTGCACGGAAACACCGGGTTATCCCGGACAAGCCGCCCTCGGGTCCGGCCTTCGACCGGCCCAAGGACAGGCTCCTCGGCGCCGATCCGGGATCCATCATAGGGCTCTGTCGTGTCCTACGATGGATCCCGGGTCTGCGCTTCGCTTGCCCGGGATGACGGTTTGGTTCCCCGTGATGCCGTCGACGTTCAGTGATTATCGCGCGGCACGCCGAACTTCTTGTGGATCTTCTGGTACTTGACCGCCGGCTTCAGCACCATGCCCTCGGAGAGTTCGCCGACGATCTTGCGCTGGATCTCCTGCCAGGGCGTCTGGCTCTTGGGGTATTTGTAGCCGCCGGCGGCCTTCAGCGCGACGCGGCGCTCCTCGAGTTCCTTGTCGGAGATCAGGATGTCGGCCGAGCGCTTGTTGAGGTCGATGCGGACCTTGTCGCCGGTCCTGAGCAGGGCGAGCCCGCCGCCCGTCGCCGCTTCCGGCGAGGCGTTCAGGATCGAGGGCGAGCCGGAGGTGCCCGATTGCCGGCCGTCGCCGACGCAGGCCAAGGCGGTTACGCCCTTCTTGATCAGGTAGTCCGGCGGCCGCATGTTCACGACCTCGGCCGCGCCGGGATAGCCGATCGGCCCGACGCCGCGGATGAACAGGATCGAGTGCTCGTCGATGGCGAGCGCCGGGTCGTCGATGCGGTGGTGGTAGTCCTCCGGCCCGTCGAAGACGATCGCCTTGCCCTCGAAGGCGTTGGGGTCCTTCGGGTTCTCGA harbors:
- a CDS encoding zinc-dependent alcohol dehydrogenase; protein product: MLALRKRAPEPGIALCDVPEPAPPGAGEVVVAVAAAGICGTDLHIADWTAGYAAMAQAMPVTMGHEFAGRVARLGEAVSDLRIGDRVVIRPSVVCGQCERCRGGQAEDCVTRRGIGIMRDGGFAALACVPAENCVPVPEALSDALAALTEPMTVSAEAVDTAGVTQGDSVLIIGPGTIGQGIALFTEAAGASRIVIAGHNDAARLATLREMGFVDTLDTVGTSLRKGLERAGLPLSYDRIIEAAGVPTLVGEALDLLALRGVLTICGIHASPAAVDLTSLVRRHQQIRGSYRAPLATWPRVLGYLAAHGARVSHMITEEVALAEAPAAFARAKSRSASKIMLRP
- a CDS encoding SDR family oxidoreductase, yielding MAGRLKGKVAVVTAAGQGIGRAIAEAFVAEGATVYATDKDVALLEGIPKAKKRKLDVLSTKAVEAFAEKIGTIDILVNAAGFVHHGTILECDDKAWEFSFDLNVKSMHRTIKAFVPGMLAAGKGSIVNIASGAGSVRGIPNRYVYGATKAAVIGLTKAVAADYIKKGIRSNAICPGTIQSPSLDHRIKDLAALTKTSEAAARQAFIDRQPMGRLGTAEEIAWLAVYLASDEASYTTGQIHLADGGFAL
- a CDS encoding isocitrate lyase/phosphoenolpyruvate mutase family protein: MGYSPQVDAFRKLHEAGCFVMPNPWDLGSARWLRGQDFKALATTSAGFAFTQGRADQDVPRDMMLAHIAEMVKAVPDLPVNADFENGYADTPDGVAANTKLCIATGIAGLSIEDATGRPDEPLYPFELAVERIKAARRAVDETGSGVVLTARAECFLTGHPDALNEAARRIAAYAEAGADVLYAPGPKTKEQIATIVTAAGGKPVNQLIYGDFGLTVPEIAALGIRRISIGGALARAAWAAFIEATRLIRDEGSFKGFAGNGPSAPLNPFFTADLKARDLKAHS
- a CDS encoding GNAT family N-acetyltransferase translates to MTALLNWKAPPFPPAKVLEGQYCRLEPIDPARHLDEIWAVNQGHDHIWDWMPAHPPQSRESYRELLGMMASKAGIVPFAVIDKADGKAKGHLWLMEIRPEQGVFEVGYITYSPVLQKTRVATEAIYLCGEYGFSLGYRRFEWKCNNLNEPSKRAALRFGFQYEGLFRQHMVVKDKNRDTAWFSILDSEWPVRAQGFRRWLAPENFDADGAQKLSLAAFNQPMAHAGTVPLRRATTNDIPAILALKNAAYTPNESIIGVPSLPRIADYAQVVAEHEVWLTDGASGLEAALVLEIEDGKFTLWSIAVAPEAAGRKLGRALMDFADERAQALQFDAVHLYTHAKLTQRIGWYERLGYTITHHQELADRRLTHMRKQLQKAG
- a CDS encoding LysR family transcriptional regulator, encoding MQLTLRQIEVFRALMRCRTVVGAARELRIAQPTVTKTIRRIEDVCALALFDRHGGRLVPTAEAHRLLGEVDLAFEQMEGALARALRITRADGGSLRLGASPSVGRLLVPLATADLLKEHPGLSLHVDILFVSQVMDYLLSGQGECAVTLFPILHAGIRSVPVAKAPVMAVAPTGWLPAGDGPLAPSCLIDRPIIVFEPHSVHGLAVDAVLRAGGITPTRTHVARFAETAIGLAEAGIGVAIVDAFSALAADRSRVAVRRLDHPPPYDIYLHRLIERARSQLMQHFEMALRQQAEKLSAKP
- the denD gene encoding D-erythronate dehydrogenase gives rise to the protein MHVLVTGAAGMVGRKLTERLAREGRIAGRSISRLTLTDVVPPSLSPALPPELAGRVEARTEDFADPAIAAALIAPRPDLIFHHAAIISGEAERDFDKGYRVNLDGTRALLEAIRHGGGSARKGDRAYVPKLVFTTSSGVFGAPYPAAIPDEFHVAPLTSYGTQKAIGELLLADYARRGFLDGVGIRFPSIVVRPGKPNASAGGFFSGIIREPLQGMEALLPVADDTLFTHASPRSAVGFLIHAAGLAREELGPRINLSMPGVCVTVGEQIEALRRVAGDRAVKLIRRAPDKTVTDIVAGWPTRFDTARATALGFQAERDFDEIIRVHIEDDLGGRLPN
- the denD gene encoding D-erythronate dehydrogenase; this translates as MHILVLGGAGMVGRKFIERLAHSGELGGKPIDKVTAQDVVAATAPAACPFTFDAVVSDLANEGEAEGLIASRPELIVHLAAVVSGEAEADFDKGYRINLDGTRHLFEAIRKAGDGYKPRLVFTSSVAVFGAPFHDKIEDEFFTTPLTSYGTQKAICELLLSDYSRRGFFDGVGIRFPTICVRPGTPNKAASGFFSNILREPLNGIDAVLPVSDQVRHWHASPRSAVGFLTHAATMDTAAIGPRRNLTMPGYSCTVAEQIEALRKVAGDNVVARIKRVPDPVIDGIVAGWPRNFDPQRATALGFTAESSFEEIIRIHIEDELGGNFVR
- a CDS encoding Bug family tripartite tricarboxylate transporter substrate binding protein, with the protein product MTECNGAHGADTISRRAALTGALAILASATARPALAQAYPTRVMQLIVPFAAGGGVDVVVRVVAEAAGDILKQRLLIENRGGAGTVLGSQAVAKAEPDGYTLLAAPTTMVINPALRSNLPFDWKTDLVPVAMIAKLPFVVTSGLKLPVKTMKELEALGKTRGTPITFGSGGANTVAHLAGEVFGLVSGAPVLHVAYRGEAPALTDAMSGNIDVMFSTLAGASAHVKAGTLRALGVTTAKRTSLLPDVPTVAEQGYAGYDLSAWVALVAPKNTPPAVVATLNAAVNGALAKPEIAARLIEIGAEPAPDTTEALASFMAKDAQTWAGVIKAAGIKAE